The following are from one region of the Geoalkalibacter subterraneus genome:
- a CDS encoding DNA methyltransferase, whose product MAKIIKYQKRRTAPLRIEDASHPQVSLHLGDSLEKYGEWPTPTAIVSDGPYGLAKFPGEPNGVESLAEWYAPHIAEWSKKASADTTLWFWCSELAWAEVHQVLKLHGWKYRAAHIWDKGIGHVAGNCNGDTIRGFPVVTEICVQYVREVQLRDYDGKPCSIKEWLRSEWQRSGLPLYKTNEACGVKNAATRKYFTQCDLWYFPPPEKMEMLAKYANANGLDTDRPYFSLDGKTHLTARKWERMRAKWNHVHGITNVWQEPAVRGKERIIRKGMQSLHANQKPLRLMERIIGASTDPGDVVWEPFGGLCSATVASLRMGRQCYASELIPEYFDAASERINAIYQELPLYERKRNS is encoded by the coding sequence ATGGCAAAAATAATTAAGTATCAAAAACGTAGAACCGCACCATTGCGGATTGAGGATGCCTCCCATCCTCAAGTGAGTCTCCATCTGGGAGACTCACTCGAGAAATATGGCGAGTGGCCTACTCCCACAGCAATTGTTTCGGACGGCCCTTATGGGCTCGCGAAATTCCCAGGTGAGCCGAATGGCGTCGAGAGTTTGGCAGAGTGGTATGCGCCTCACATCGCTGAGTGGAGCAAGAAGGCTAGCGCCGACACGACCCTGTGGTTTTGGTGTTCTGAGCTTGCTTGGGCTGAAGTTCACCAGGTATTGAAGTTGCATGGCTGGAAGTATAGGGCGGCACACATATGGGATAAAGGCATTGGGCATGTTGCCGGTAACTGTAACGGAGACACGATCAGGGGCTTTCCTGTCGTAACCGAGATTTGCGTGCAGTATGTACGAGAAGTGCAGCTTCGTGATTATGACGGAAAGCCTTGCTCAATTAAAGAATGGCTCAGAAGTGAGTGGCAAAGAAGTGGATTGCCTCTCTACAAAACAAATGAAGCATGTGGCGTTAAGAATGCCGCAACACGGAAGTATTTTACGCAGTGCGATTTATGGTACTTCCCGCCGCCCGAGAAGATGGAAATGTTGGCCAAGTATGCTAATGCAAATGGCCTAGATACAGACCGCCCATATTTTTCTCTTGATGGTAAAACACACCTTACAGCAAGAAAATGGGAACGCATGAGGGCTAAATGGAATCATGTGCATGGCATCACCAATGTCTGGCAAGAGCCGGCAGTTCGAGGCAAAGAGCGAATCATTAGAAAGGGCATGCAATCGTTGCATGCCAACCAGAAGCCATTGCGGCTAATGGAGCGGATTATCGGAGCCTCAACTGATCCAGGCGATGTGGTCTGGGAGCCCTTCGGGGGGCTTTGCTCAGCTACCGTCGCATCTCTACGAATGGGCAGGCAATGTTACGCGTCCGAACTTATTCCCGAGTACTTCGATGCGGCTTCGGAAAGAATAAACGCCATCTATCAGGAGCTTCCACTGTATGAGCGAAAGCGAAATTCCTAG
- a CDS encoding outer membrane protein assembly factor BamE, translating to MFKKVLKAIVFICLVALFTGCVAARHASDTQEGLRGDKLTVGTVQKEIKKGMSGAEVAAALGSPNIVTTDEQGREVWIYDKISTDRVQSESSGYGTLILLGYRGSAGSSSTSQQTLTIIIKFDNDKKVRDFAYHTSRF from the coding sequence ATGTTCAAAAAGGTGTTGAAGGCAATTGTGTTTATTTGTCTCGTTGCATTATTTACAGGGTGCGTTGCCGCACGTCATGCGTCAGATACACAGGAAGGGCTGCGAGGGGATAAATTGACTGTGGGGACAGTCCAAAAAGAAATCAAGAAAGGGATGTCTGGTGCAGAAGTAGCGGCTGCTCTTGGTTCGCCAAATATTGTTACTACTGATGAACAGGGTCGTGAAGTCTGGATTTATGACAAAATATCTACTGATAGAGTTCAATCAGAAAGTTCAGGTTATGGAACTTTGATTTTGCTTGGCTATCGTGGAAGTGCTGGTTCATCCTCAACAAGTCAACAAACCCTCACTATAATAATTAAGTTCGACAATGACAAAAAGGTGCGTGATTTTGCATATCATACATCACGATTTTAA